In Herbaspirillum sp. WKF16, one genomic interval encodes:
- a CDS encoding flagellar hook assembly protein FlgD: protein MTTVSSDLLNTMNGTSGTSSSSSTSSLNDNSPDAIQNRFLTLLIAQMKNQDPSNPMDNSQMTTQMAQLSTVSGISQLNSTLSTLMGNLSSSQGLQSANMIGHSVFAPGNNIQLTSDTTKADDGTETTTQKAVFGVQLDSTASSVIVTVKDSTGAVVRTMDLGTQPAGTAPVIWDGTNDAGGKAADGKYTFTVTASNNGTAVNATALAFGTVASVTTASDGVKLNVSNIGTIKPTDVVQIL, encoded by the coding sequence ATGACAACCGTCTCCAGCGACCTGCTGAACACCATGAACGGCACGAGCGGCACCAGCTCGTCCAGCAGCACCAGCAGCCTCAACGACAACAGCCCGGACGCCATCCAGAACCGCTTCCTGACGCTGCTGATCGCGCAGATGAAGAACCAGGATCCCAGCAACCCGATGGACAACTCGCAGATGACCACCCAGATGGCGCAGCTGTCGACGGTGTCGGGCATCAGCCAGTTGAACAGCACGCTGTCGACCCTGATGGGCAACCTGAGCTCCTCGCAGGGACTGCAGTCGGCCAACATGATCGGCCACAGCGTGTTTGCCCCGGGCAACAACATCCAGCTGACCTCGGACACCACCAAGGCCGACGACGGCACCGAAACCACCACGCAAAAGGCGGTGTTCGGCGTGCAGCTCGATTCGACCGCGTCGTCGGTCATCGTCACCGTCAAGGATTCCACCGGCGCCGTGGTGCGCACGATGGACCTGGGCACGCAGCCTGCCGGCACCGCGCCGGTGATCTGGGACGGCACCAACGACGCCGGCGGCAAGGCTGCCGACGGCAAGTACACCTTCACCGTCACCGCGTCCAACAACGGCACCGCCGTCAATGCGACCGCGCTGGCATTCGGCACGGTGGCCAGCGTCACGACCGCCTCCGACGGCGTCAAACTGAACGTCTCCAACATCGGCACCATCAAGCCGACCGATGTTGTGCAAATTCTTTAA